From the Colletotrichum lupini chromosome 10, complete sequence genome, one window contains:
- a CDS encoding fermentation associated protein, with translation MPQEGEPNPTPTETPAFRWEFLVYLIICGALAVFFLLYFNRAFGSLLSWGIRTYTWHRYRLYIDIQALQVSLLGGRIFFTGLRYHGNNETFLIQHGYVTWRYWLRRVREVDIKASAQQQAEQASAGTNGRHSNLPCRVTMSLVGLEWFIYNRSPAYDSVLAGLKEPTATAENVSTAFESKDENASLRNRGQRTTEKPEPSPDSAEHEKETSGAALLSRIGNTFGRRGSSASQTSTPSDGPAGSNDDVQADSDLPFLLQLFPIFVTCQKAAVVMGNYNTKAILIVKADGLSGEIDASKTSTPDPYRQNFKIKFQHPIVEMRENDDFKEDQATRASREKQAAQEPSPTYKTSFFRRQRRRTLGTLRNLVPYWRKSVESFSLGSRSPLTTAVSQIPGSNQWQGLARYLDEDEQDSRLRWAGVEYAAESTVVDSPEATLTIYWDVVGKVTAEAASRRSKENAATYINGDEAPGWGMSLAINGGVVNYGPWADRHRADLQRVFVPSLSKDAVPATPLEEGAYRVPTQFKLFVELLDEVTLHIPIREDSKNWKWKGKEPPMKAPPQPMKRKQRNRAKKNTKTDAAPTRPGGWLDFIVPGNSTISFTMDMLASQTGYQMKLDVDLPSTELATSVNHELLWRSGPQRISCDLSTPLKWNTLRTWYFNIVTEQMELFILRDHVFLIIDLVDDWACGPPAEYLVFTPFRYYLNLELRDAMLYLNANDGNIINNPTDLEDNAYVIAKSPSLIVNSCIPIDKFRPSMNTVPFVLSAETFSLWLHVPPWNTQGTFLTSKEIGHGENFEVDGKYHYNTTTSPANIDTLEINLSLQSPTATIYGFIIRYVLVLKDNYLGDYIHFKTLEEYQDLLQLKESNPDAELANRPPPKKSNDLDVIMSVKIDDLRLLLPANLYSSQRNVQVETAGLSLDLRFTNYYMDLQVNLNPLNLSLGNAQSGSETPISAVSSTQLFIDGLTIYGHRLFGLPPSEPTYMCNWDISVGTVSGECSADFLTALMGVGKGFAFEFDDDENALIPLSSVIVYDVTFLRVAVEAVRVWCHVDEAAFLFSTGTLDIKFNDWARTHYSRRADIRLPDLQVSCVNSESAMRHKWKSQHGVETDAFFQASIRVAIIGRKFHFSEERKLQQELIRREDQRAGRTEFLLLPGILEETLPDQLDPPAQGFPPVPHPTVLDGVEGDQRSFDSRSAFSRSRPLRHKSSFLSTSTASSTSSVVRPRSSVRSRAKSRQSDMLHPDGSEAKRGGQHQRDVSTSTGRHSAFYSAIGDVRDASHHSSVAFSSQFYTPPFPLESVRPDTSEAVMQSIEEDEEASAFGFSEFGLDDIDPESLTEDRAHNSIILEIPSGITAFLNPSAVKNVSLLLAALQPSDPDDILDALQISSMTEIFDLQKKRKVAGEITDVLVRVPKASIRFLNSSTVDRMNPGGEEQDQYDVTVSRLSLCLRSIDAWKDPLKPVESNKRTSVLLKLGSAEVSASERLSGAEENQAAFMAQIESVMVSLGSKDVTYIDADIGSIKSSTASEKIEYLASLIHRTGVVAAELGEVLGQTMSRHEDRIKHFVYKLMTEGHPIGDPSFLTRPSAVLRSAEEHLRTFDSWKMAARLRQVWTHLPAAFKEDLHLSCLAASASPPADAAQRVIDAFQRWRSWDLSDVADSSLIKNVFGAVKVDDKPASPDLPILAALRLKDVQLLLDPGPKENRVVFSDLTTRLEQKAVPNTDGAEDVSKNMTVLNVYCGEAAVILNWELCELAEDVLRLYNKSSRANKPPQEPKSEPKVDNTSKPKTQNAFHVVLAVGRGSVEVDTINLSATSLGHNMKVSCLVDAYEATGSSINFILSCDAVTSRLHHRSELLGMFQIKDPSIIVSHELLETDTTSCHTIKSTASSRTLTFAVKQDPLYLVEVADYLVKDELTQIHKLQKQLPESPAPPRRNSIKIAERLSSFRVNVAMFLDEYRISVPLLQSMTYNISGVVARAAVAANFGKELIFDFDVKENSHEVRMDVRDRQRSISLLRIPPTNGRIVSHMGQGEHSVSVFGSVELMQLDASAVYSLLTALNRPQISSAVNELQEGTKAIQGHISEIFGEKAITKEKPSPPEPDSSLIYTIHLTLAGIEVFGNTPLVSEKDPTACLSFKLDRVHLEVANRHGSHGPILAQPELHINLRQILIDVQKGRDNAMRSCGSLALGALISMNTRCTEDGTEERSFNFRSDGLEIELSPETVSTVVAALGYMGDKIKDLDTSRELEYLRKIRQTRPRIAINDQEEAEEPDIIDSFLSSIVYRFEVRDTQISWLVGDPSDELLPLAGSKEDLILSVQLVSFGTRQTKSARLSIENFQLQMVPPGQDKSLRSLHSALLPEVVFNIAYVSNPNTRSLAFQAVGKSLDLRLTSGFIIPAAILKDSISLSMQNVQRASQNWTTGTAPPKVEKVDEIKEPAPPQRSILGTKRLESLLVDADFSGAVVYVSGKKPTDGLRGSSRTGRPSLAGKYGQFSTDDTGSSTVLRSPGLAWKFEYRDNGNEDPSLYGEIKIDASSNILYPSVVPLIMDMTTSVKEVVGKDKDTPASAAAQTPAAAAKPKAGNEDNILTADPNAVIGRLKLNLGLRICRQEFSLSCQPIARVAATTCFDDIYFTVNTVRSQEQGNFFSISGAFSKLQASVQHVYSRESTGSFDVDSIVLSLMNSKHVSGTSGVSAILKVSPMTVSINAKQLQDFLLFREIWYPTELRNTTTAPVAKLNTETSQQGHLVQRYQQVAATAAFPWTATISITSLDVSVDMGQAIGKSVFAIKEFWVSSKKTSDWEQNLCLGFEKIGIDCTGRLSGFIALQKLQLRTSIQWPEREAALNETPLVQASIGFSQFRVKAAFDYQAFLVADITSLELLMYNVRRSLEGTGDRLVAIFDGDAVQIFGTTTSAAQAASLYQAFQKLIQERRANFEMSLQEIEKFMRRRSYQSAALSPHLTSAPKLPAEDTLSKAPISLDTDVVVTLKALNLGVFPSTFSDHQVFKMEALGAEARFAASIEQRRVHSILALTLGQLRIGLAGVRNIEAPKTLSEISVEDVVERATGSRGGTILKVPKVGAVMQTWQTPNRNRIDYIFKSAFEGKVEVGWNYSRISYIRGMWASHAKSLEQTWGKELPLTAALTAIKVTGVPDADTEGGGGGGDGQAGGGPSQQQQKITAEVNVPQSKYDYVALEPPIIETPQLRDMGEATPPLEWIGLHRDRLPNLTHQIVIVALLELAGEVEDAYSKILGS, from the coding sequence ATGCCGCAAGAAGGGGAGCCGAACCCCACGCCGACCGAGACTCCGGCCTTTCGATGGGAGTTTCTCGTATACTTGATCATATGCGGTGCTCTCGccgtcttcttcctcctctacTTCAACAGAGCCTTTGGATCGCTCCTTTCGTGGGGCATACGAACCTACACATGGCATCGCTACCGACTCTACATAGACATACAGGCCCTCCAGGTCTCGCTTCTTGGTGGACGTATATTCTTCACCGGTCTACGATATCACGGCAATAACGAGACGTTCCTGATTCAGCATGGCTACGTTACATGGCGATACTGGCTACGGCGAGTGCGCGAGGTGGACATAAAAGCTTCAGCACAACAGCAAGCTGAGCAGGCTTCTGCCGGGACAAACGGACGACACTCGAATCTGCCCTGCCGAGTTACAATGTCCCTGGTTGGCCTGGAATGGTTCATCTACAACCGGAGCCCTGCCTATGACAGCGTTCTGGCTGGCCTCAAGGAGCCCACAGCGACTGCCGAGAACGTGTCGACCGCTTTCGAGTCCAAAGACGAAAACGCTTCGCTGAGAAACCGAGGACAGAGGACGACCGAGAAGCCGGAGCCGTCGCCAGATTCCGCAGAACACGAAAAGGAGACATCTGGCGCGGCTCTGCTGTCGAGAATTGGCAACACCTTTGGACGCCGTGGATCTTCGGCTAGTCAGACTAGTACCCCCTCCGATGGCCCGGCTGGCAGCAACGATGATGTTCAGGCGGACTCGGATTTGCCATTCCTCCTGCAGCTCTTCCCCATCTTTGTGACATGCCAAAAGGCAGCTGTAGTCATGGGAAACTACAACACCAAGGCCATATTGATTGTCAAGGCCGATGGGCTCTCTGGTGAAATTGATGCCTCAAAGACGTCCACTCCGGACCCGTATAGGCAGAACTTCAAGATCAAGTTCCAGCACCCAATCGTAGAGATGCGGGAGAACGACGACTTCAAGGAAGACCAGGCGACGAGGGCCAGCCGCGAAAAACAGGCAGCCCAGGAGCCTAGTCCTACGTACAAGACTTCATTCTTCCGGCGGCAGAGACGCCGCACGCTGGGGACACTGCGCAACTTGGTGCCGTATTGGCGGAAATCCGTCGAATCCTTCTCTCTGGGCTCGCGCAGTCCGCTCACCACCGCGGTGTCCCAAATACCTGGCTCCAACCAGTGGCAAGGCTTAGCCCGCTACTTGGACGAAGATGAGCAGGATTCGAGGTTGCGGTGGGCGGGCGTCGAGTATGCTGCCGAGTCCACCGTGGTAGACAGCCCCGAGGCGACGCTGACCATCTACTGGGATGTCGTAGGCAAGGTAACGGCCGAGGCGGCGAGCAGACGTTCAAAGGAGAATGCTGCAACGTACATCAACGGCGACGAGGCTCCCGGATGGGGCATGAGTCTTGCCATCAACGGCGGCGTGGTCAACTACGGGCCTTGGGCAGACCGACACCGAGCGGATCTTCAGCGTGTCTTCGTTCCCAGCTTGTCAAAAGACGCCGTTCCCGCGACGCCTTTGGAAGAGGGCGCCTACCGCGTTCCCACGCAGTTCAAATTGTTTGTCGAACTGCTAGATGAGGTGACGCTGCATATCCCTATTCGAGAGGACTCGAAGAATTGGAAGTGGAAGGGCAAAGAGCCGCCCATGAAAGCTCCGCCTCAACCGATGAAGCGCAAGCAGAGAAACCGTGCCAAGAAGAACACAAAGACAGACGCGGCACCCACCCGTCCCGGAGGCTGGCTCGACTTCATCGTGCCTGGCAATTCCACAATATCCTTCACCATGGACATGCTTGCCAGCCAAACGGGGTACCAGATGAAGCTCGACGTCGACCTGCCCAGTACCGAGCTCGCGACCAGCGTGAACCACGAGCTTCTCTGGCGTTCAGGGCCTCAGCGTATTTCCTGCGATCTTTCCACCCCCCTTAAATGGAATACCCTCAGGACGTGGTACTTCAACATCGTCACAGAACAAATGGAACTCTTTATACTGAGAGACCACGTCTTCCTCATCATTGACCTGGTCGACGACTGGGCATGCGGGCCACCGGCCGAGTATCTTGTCTTCACGCCCTTTAGATATTACCTCAATCTCGAGCTCCGCGACGCAATGCTTTACCTAAACGCCAACGACGGCAATATCATCAACAACCCAACTGATCTGGAGGACAACGCCTACGTCATAGCCAAAAGCCCTTCCCTCATTGTAAACTCGTGCATCCCCATTGACAAGTTCCGGCCAAGCATGAATACCGTACCCTTTGTTCTGAGTGCCGAGACGTTTTCGCTGTGGCTACATGTGCCTCCATGGAATACGCAGGGCACGTTTCTCACATCAAAAGAGATCGGTCATGGCGAGAACTTTGAGGTTGACGGGAAATATCACTACAACACCACGACATCGCCGGCCAATATTGATACCCTAGAAATCAACCTTAGTCTCCAGTCCCCCACGGCAACAATCTACGGATTCATCATACGATATGTCTTGGTTCTCAAGGACAACTACCTTGGTGACTACATCCACTTCAAGACGCTCGAAGAGTACCAAGACCTCTTGCAGCTCAAGGAAAGCAACCCGGATGCAGAGCTCGCAAATCGCCCACCTCCGAAAAAGTCCAACGACTTGGACGTAATTATGAGCGTAAAGATTGACGACCTGCGCCTGCTGTTGCCTGCCAACCTCTATTCCAGCCAGCGCAATGTTCAGGTCGAGACTGCCGGCCTCTCCTTGGACCTCCGCTTCACAAACTACTACATGGACCTGCAGGTCAATCTCAACCCCCTGAACCTGTCTCTCGGAAACGCACAGTCAGGCTCGGAAACACCCATCAGCGCAGTGTCCAGTACCCAGCTATTCATTGACGGCCTCACCATCTACGGCCACCGTCTATTCGGGCTTCCCCCGAGCGAGCCAACCTACATGTGCAATTGGGACATTTCCGTCGGTACCGTATCGGGAGAGTGCTCTGCCGACTTCTTGACGGCACTCATGGGCGTGGGCAAAGGATTCGCATTCGAATTCGACGATGACGAGAACGCTCTGATACCGCTCTCTTCCGTCATTGTATACGACGTCACTTTCCTGAGGGTGGCTGTTGAGGCGGTCCGCGTCTGGTGCCACGTCGACGAAGCGGCATTCTTGTTCTCGACCGGTACCCTCGACATCAAGTTCAACGACTGGGCCCGTACGCACTACTCTAGGCGAGCCGACATTCGACTCCCGGATCTTCAGGTCTCATGTGTGAATTCGGAATCGGCAATGAGACACAAATGGAAGTCTCAGCACGGCGTCGAAACAGACGCCTTCTTCCAAGCCAGTATTCGCGTGGCCATTATTGGAAGAAAGTTTCATTTCTCTGAAGAGCGCAAGCTGCAGCAGGAGCTCATCCGTCGCGAGGATCAACGGGCTGGGCGAACTGAATTTCTGCTTCTACCGGGCATCTTGGAGGAAACGCTTCCTGACCAGCTTGACCCGCCGGCCCAGGGCTTCCCGCCGGTCCCGCACCCAACGGTCCTGGACGGCGTCGAGGGAGACCAGCGGTCTTTTGATAGTCGTTCGGCCTTTAGTCGATCTCGACCTCTCCGTCACAAGAGCTCGTTTCTATCCACGTCCACCGCCTCCAGCACTAGCAGTGTGGTGAGGCCCAGAAGCTCTGTGAGATCGCGAGCAAAGTCGAGGCAGTCAGACATGTTGCACCCGGACGGCTCTGAAGCAAAAAGGGGTGGGCAGCACCAGCGAGACGTTTCTACGTCGACCGGCCGACACTCGGCATTCTACAGCGCCATTGGAGACGTGAGAGATGCAAGCCACCACTCGTCGGTGGCCTTCTCGAGCCAATTCTACACTCCGCCGTTTCCCCTCGAGAGCGTTCGGCCTGATACGTCAGAGGCTGTCATGCAAAGCATCGAGGAAGACGAAGAAGCGTCCGCCTTTGGGTTCTCTGAATTTGGTCTCGACGACATTGACCCCGAGTCTCTGACCGAGGATCGTGCTCATAACAGCATCATACTGGAAATTCCGTCAGGCATCACTGCGTTCTTGAACCCCTCAGCTGTCAAGAATGTGTCGCTATTACTCGCGGCGCTACAGCCGAGTGATCCAGATGATATCCTGGACGCACTACAAATATCATCAATGACGGAAATCTTTGATCTccaaaagaagaggaaggtTGCCGGCGAAATCACCGATGTACTCGTCAGGGTCCCAAAGGCTAGCATACGCTTCCTGAACTCTTCCACCGTCGACCGCATGAACCCCGGCGGAGAAGAGCAGGACCAATACGATGTGACCGTGTCAAGACTATCGCTGTGTCTCCGCTCGATCGACGCATGGAAGGACCCGCTGAAGCCCGTTGAGAGCAACAAGAGAACCTCCGTGCTGTTGAAGCTCGGATCTGCCGAGGTGTCAGCCTCAGAACGGCTTTCAGGGGCTGAGGAGAACCAAGCAGCCTTTATGGCGCAGATTGAAAGCGTCATGGTATCACTGGGCTCAAAAGACGTCACGTACATTGACGCAGACATTGGCAGCATCAAGAGCAGCACGGCATCAGAAAAGATCGAGTACCTTGCTTCACTCATCCACAGGACCGGAGTTGTCGCTGCGGAACTGGGAGAGGTGCTGGGCCAGACAATGTCTCGACACGAAGACCGCATCAAACACTTCGTCTACAAGCTCATGACCGAGGGGCATCCCATTGGTGACCCATCCTTCTTGACTCGCCCATCAGCAGTGTTACGATCTGCCGAGGAGCATCTACGCACCTTTGATTCGTGGAAGATGGCTGCGAGACTGCGTCAAGTCTGGACACACCTGCCTGCGGCCTTCAAAGAAGACCTGCACTTGAGCTGCCTCGCGGCATCAGCCTCGCCACCGGCTGATGCTGCGCAGCGCGTTATTGATGCTTTCCAACGATGGCGCAGCTGGGACCTGTCCGACGTGGCCGATTCTTCACTGATCAAGAATGTCTTCGGAGCGGTAAAGGTGGACGACAAACCCGCATCGCCCGATCTGCCGATCCTGGCCGCCCTGCGCCTCAAGGACGTCCAATTGCTTCTCGACCCAGGGCCAAAGGAGAATAGAGTCGTCTTCTCTGACTTGACGACGAGGCTGGAGCAGAAAGCAGTGCCAAACACCGATGGAGCAGAAGATGTGTCAAAGAACATGACTGTTCTGAATGTCTATTGTGGCGAAGCTGCCGTCATTCTCAACTGGGAACTGTGCGAGCTAGCCGAGGATGTTTTGCGACTGTACAACAAATCCAGCCGGGCTAACAAACCTCCTCAAGAGCCCAAGAGTGAGCCGAAAGTGGACAACACCTCAAAGCCGAAAACCCAAAATGCATTCCACGTTGTGTTGGCGGTCGGGCGAGGCTCCGTTGAAGTGGACACTATCAACCTCAGCGCCACCTCTCTCGGCCACAACATGAAGGTGTCTTGCCTGGTTGATGCCTATGAAGCGACTGGCTCATCCATCAACTTCATCCTCAGCTGCGATGCAGTAACGTCCCGCCTCCATCATCGGTCGGAGCTGCTGGGCATGTTCCAGATCAAGGACCCAAGCATCATTGTTTCCCACGAGCTCTTAGAGACGGACACGACGTCATGCCACACTATCAAATCGACGGCCAGCAGTCGCACCTTGACTTTTGCCGTGAAGCAAGATCCTCTCTATCTCGTAGAAGTCGCCGATTATCTGGTCAAGGACGAGTTGACTCAGATACATAAGCTCCAGAAACAGCTGCCAGAATCTCCAGCGCCGCCCCGCAGGAACAGCATCAAGATTGCCGAGCGTCTGTCTTCCTTCAGGGTCAACGTCGCAATGTTCCTAGACGAGTACCGCATCAGTGTCCCATTGCTGCAGTCAATGACCTACAACATCTCTGGCGTTGTAGCGCGCGCAGCTGTGGCTGCCAACTTTGGAAAGGAACTCATTTTTGACTTTGACGTAAAGGAGAACTCTCACGAAGTCCGCATGGACGTCAGAGACCGTCAGCGCAGCATATCGCTTCTCCGTATCCCGCCGACCAATGGTCGCATCGTCAGTCACATGGGCCAGGGGGAGCACTCGGTGTCGGTGTTTGGCTCTGTCGAGCTTATGCAGTTGGACGCCTCTGCGGTCTACAGCCTTTTAACCGCTCTCAACCGACCCCAAATCTCTAGTGCCGTCAACGAGCTTCAGGAGGGTACAAAGGCGATTCAGGGCCACATTAGCGAAATCTTTGGCGAAAAGGCCATCACCAAAGAGAAGCCGTCGCCGCCTGAACCCGACTCGAGTCTCATCTACACCATCCATCTCACCTTGGCCGGGATTGAAGTGTTTGGAAACACGCCCCTCGTGTCTGAAAAGGATCCTACAGCGTGTCTCTCCTTCAAGCTGGACAGAGTACACCTGGAAGTGGCCAACCGTCACGGGTCTCACGGGCCGATCCTGGCTCAACCAGAACTACACATCAACCTGCGTCAAATTCTCATTGATGTGCAGAAGGGCAGGGACAACGCCATGAGGTCCTGTGGCAGCCTCGCTCTCGGCGCTCTCATCTCGATGAATACGCGGTGCACCGAAGACGGCACCGAAGAAAGGTCATTCAACTTTAGAAGCGACGGTCTAGAGATCGAGCTGTCCCCGGAAACCGTCTCAACGGTAGTGGCCGCTCTGGGCTACATGGGTGACAAGATCAAGGACCTCGATACGTCGCGCGAGCTCGAGTACCTGCGCAAGATCCGACAGACTCGGCCTCGCATTGCCATTAATGATCAGGAAGAGGCAGAGGAACCAGACATCATTGACTCGTTCTTGTCGTCGATTGTGTACCGCTTCGAGGTGCGCGACACGCAGATTTCATGGCTCGTTGGCGACCCCTCGGATGAGCTACTACCGTTGGCGGGCAGCAAGGAAGACCTCATTCTGTCCGTTCAGCTTGTCAGCTTCGGGACACGCCAGACCAAATCAGCCAGGCTCTCCATTGAAAACTTCCAGCTCCAGATGGTCCCTCCCGGCCAGGACAAGAGTCTCAGATCGCTTCACTCGGCGCTGCTTCCCGAGGTCGTCTTCAACATTGCCTACGTGTCCAATCCAAACACCCGCAGCTTGGCCTTCCAGGCAGTGGGCAAGTCGCTCGACCTGCGCCTGACCTCGGGCTTCATCATTCCTGCTGCGATCCTCAAAGATTCCATCAGCCTTTCCATGCAGAACGTGCAGAGGGCGTCTCAAAACTGGACTACCGGGACCGCACCGCCCAAGGTCGAAAAGGTGGACGAGATCAAGGAACCGGCGCCACCGCAGAGAAGCATACTCGGCACAAAACGGCTAGAGTCTCTGCTGGTGGACGCTGACTTTTCGGGTGCCGTGGTCTATGTATCAGGAAAGAAGCCAACAGACGGACTCCGTGGGAGCTCCAGGACCGGACGGCCTTCATTGGCAGGCAAGTATGGTCAGTTCAGCACGGATGACACGGGAAGCAGCACTGTTCTCAGATCACCAGGTCTGGCCTGGAAGTTTGAGTATCGCGACAACGGAAACGAAGACCCTTCTTTGTACGGCGAGATCAAGATTGACGCCTCGAGCAACATCTTGTACCCGTCTGTGGTGCCCCTCATCATGGACATGACAACCAGCGTCAAAGAAGTCGTGGGCAAGGACAAGGATACGCCTGCGTCAGCGGCAGCCCAGACtccggcggcagcggcgaaGCCCAAGGCTGGCAATGAGGATAATATTCTCACTGCTGATCCAAACGCCGTCATTGGACGTCTGAAGCTGAACCTGGGACTGCGCATCTGCCGTCAGGAGTTTTCGCTAAGCTGTCAGCCCATTGCACGTGTGGCTGCCACGACTTGCTTTGACGATATCTACTTCACCGTCAACACGGTGCGCTCACAGGAACAAGGCAACTTCTTTTCCATCTCGGGAGCCTTCTCCAAGCTGCAAGCGTCCGTCCAGCATGTATATTCGAGAGAGTCTACAGGAAGCTTTGACGTCGACTCGATCGTGCTGTCGCTGATGAACAGCAAGCATGTTAGCGGAACGAGCGGCGTGTCTGCCATTCTCAAGGTCAGCCCGATGACCGTCTCCATCAACGCCAAGCAGCTTCAAGACTTTTTGCTGTTCCGCGAGATTTGGTACCCGACGGAGCTGCGGAATACCACGACGGCTCCGGTCGCCAAACTCAACACGGAAACATCACAACAAGGCCACTTGGTGCAGAGATATCAGCAGGTGGCCGCCACAGCAGCGTTCCCCTGGACGGCGACCATTTCGATTACATCTCTTGATGTCAGCGTAGACATGGGTCAGGCCATTGGCAAGTCGGTCTTTGCCATCAAGGAGTTCTGGGTCTCGTCAAAGAAGACGTCGGACTGGGAGCAAAACCTGTGCCTGGGCTTCGAAAAGATTGGCATAGACTGCACAGGCCGGTTGAGCGGCTTCATCGCACTGCAAAAGCTCCAGCTGCGGACATCCATCCAGTGGCCAGAGCGAGAGGCGGCGCTCAACGAAACGCCCCTGGTACAAGCATCCATTGGATTCAGCCAGTTCAGGGTGAAGGCCGCCTTTGACTACCAGGCGTTCCTCGTCGCCGACATAACATCTCTCGAGCTCCTCATGTACAATGTTCGACGCAGTCTCGAAGGCACCGGTGATAGGCTCGTCGCCATCTTTGACGGAGACGCTGTGCAAATCTTTGGCACCACGACGTCGGCAGCACAGGCCGCATCGCTCTACCAAGCGTTCCAAAAACTCATACAGGAGAGGCGCGCCAACTTTGAAATGTCGTTGCAAGAGATTGAGAAATTCATGAGGAGGAGATCCTACCAAAGCGCCGCCTTGTCTCCCCATCTCACAAGCGCGCCAAAGCTTCCAGCCGAAGACACGCTGTCGAAAGCGCCCATCTCGCTGGATACAGATGTTGTTGTTACACTTAAGGCACTGAACTTGGGCGTGTTCCCGAGCACATTTTCAGATCATCAAGTGTTCAAGATGGAGGCTCTCGGCGCGGAAGCGCGATTCGCGGCCAGCATCGAGCAGCGGCGCGTCCACAGCATCTTGGCACTCACCCTCGGACAGCTGCGGATCGGACTCGCGGGTGTCAGGAACATTGAAGCGCCCAAGACGCTCAGCGAGATCTCGGTGGAAGACGTTGTCGAGCGAGCCACGGGATCGCGCGGCGGAACCATTCTCAAAGTGCCCAAGGTCGGCGCCGTGATGCAGACGTGGCAGACACCGAACCGCAACCGCATCGACTACATCTTCAAGAGCGCGTTCGAGGGCAAGGTGGAGGTGGGATGGAACTACTCGCGCATCAGCTACATCCGCGGCATGTGGGCGAGCCACGCCAAATCGCTGGAGCAGACGTGGGGCAAAGAGCTCCCGCTCACGGCGGCGCTCACGGCGATCAAGGTGACGGGCGTACCGGACGCCGACACGgaagggggaggaggaggaggcgacGGGCAGGCGGGCGGGGGACCgtcgcagcagcagcaaaagATCACGGCCGAGGTCAACGTTCCGCAGTCCAAGTACGACTACGTTGCGCTGGAGCCGCCGATTATCGAGACGCCTCAGTTGAGGGACATGGGGGAGGCGACGCCGCCGCTGGAGTGGATCGGGCTTCACAGGGACCGGTTGCCGAATCTGACGCACCAGATTGTGATTGTGGCGTTGCTTGAGTTGGCCGGGGAGGTGGAGGATGCGTATTCCAAGATTCTGGGGTCATGA